A genomic segment from Schistosoma mansoni, WGS project CABG00000000 data, chromosome 3 unplaced supercontig 0077, strain Puerto Rico, whole genome shotgun sequence encodes:
- a CDS encoding hsp90 co-chaperone (tebp), putative, which translates to MSGDCQATVHPSVLWAQRNDCLYITIVISDVINKTVNVKEKSLEFRAEAGKDKPIKYEVKLDFYGDVCTEEPKITASGREVFICIKKKEAGSWPRLLSQKTKCPWLKTDFNRWKDEDDSEPDMDGNNFSNMLSQMSNFGDYGGDDGIDGDLDSDDEDANKSEENGTLRTSRKKDT; encoded by the exons ATGTCTGGTGATTGTCAAGCAAC TGTTCACCCATCAGTACTCTGGGCTCAAAGGAATGATTGCCTCTACATCACTATCGTTATTAGCGATGTAATAAATAAGACTGTTAATGTTAAAGAGAAATCCCTAGAGTTTAG AGCGGAAGCAGGAAAAGATAAGCCTATTAAATATGAAGTCAAACTTGACTTTTATGGAGATGTGTGTACAGAG GAACCGAAAATTACTGCTTCCGGTCGGGAAGTTTTTATTTGCATAAAAAAGAAAGAAGCCGGCTCATGGCCACGTCTACTTTCACAGAAAACAAAATGCCCATGGTTAAAAACAGATTTTAATCGCTGGAAGGATGAGGATGACTCAGAACCTGATATGGATGGAAATAACTTCTCAAATATGCTGTCTCAGATGTCCAATTTTGGTGACTATGGAGGTGATGATGGTATAGACGGTGATCTAGATTCTGACGATGAAG ATGCTAACAAATCTGAAGAAAATGGAACCTTAAGAACAAGCCGAAAAAAAGACACCTGA
- a CDS encoding hsp90 co-chaperone (tebp), putative, with translation MKSNLTFMEMCVQRYVVVLILTYFKEPKITASGREVFICIKKKEAGSWPRLLSQKTKCPWLKTDFNRWKDEDDSEPDMDGNNFSNMLSQMSNFGDYGGDDGIDGDLDSDDEDANKSEENGTLRTSRKKDT, from the exons ATGAAGTCAAACTTGACTTTTATGGAGATGTGTGTACAGAGGTATGTAGTTGTGCTGATACTTACATATTTCAAGGAACCGAAAATTACTGCTTCCGGTCGGGAAGTTTTTATTTGCATAAAAAAGAAAGAAGCCGGCTCATGGCCACGTCTACTTTCACAGAAAACAAAATGCCCATGGTTAAAAACAGATTTTAATCGCTGGAAGGATGAGGATGACTCAGAACCTGATATGGATGGAAATAACTTCTCAAATATGCTGTCTCAGATGTCCAATTTTGGTGACTATGGAGGTGATGATGGTATAGACGGTGATCTAGATTCTGACGATGAAG ATGCTAACAAATCTGAAGAAAATGGAACCTTAAGAACAAGCCGAAAAAAAGACACCTGA